Proteins encoded by one window of Thermococcus sp. Bubb.Bath:
- a CDS encoding adenylosuccinate synthetase, with protein MPSYIVVGGQWGDEGKGSIIAYLTLKDKPDMIARGGVGTNAGHSVFINGKKYAVRQLPTGFMQTKARLLVGAGVLVDPDVFFHELEHLKDFNVAGRVGIDYRCAIVEEKHKKFDRSNGHLHKEIGTTGSGCGPANADRVMRKAKLARDVKELEPYLTDVAAEVNDAIDEGKLVLVEGTQGFGLSLYYGTYPYVTSKDITASAIASDVGIGPTRVDDVIVVFKSFPTRVGAGPFPTEMSQGEAEKLGVVEYGTVTGRRRRVGWFDFEFARYSARINGATMLALTMLDKYDREAFGVTEYDRLPEKAKGFVEEIEERVGVPVGLIKTGPELEHIIDRRENI; from the coding sequence ATGCCGAGCTACATCGTCGTTGGTGGTCAATGGGGGGACGAGGGCAAGGGTTCTATCATAGCTTACCTTACCCTCAAGGACAAACCTGACATGATAGCGCGCGGTGGCGTCGGGACGAACGCAGGACACAGCGTTTTCATAAACGGGAAGAAGTACGCGGTAAGACAGCTCCCGACTGGCTTCATGCAGACCAAAGCAAGACTTCTCGTTGGCGCGGGCGTTCTCGTCGATCCGGACGTTTTCTTTCACGAGCTCGAACACCTTAAGGATTTCAACGTTGCCGGGAGGGTCGGGATAGATTACCGCTGTGCGATAGTCGAGGAAAAACACAAGAAGTTCGACAGGAGCAACGGCCACCTTCACAAGGAGATTGGAACTACTGGGAGTGGCTGCGGGCCTGCAAACGCTGACAGGGTCATGAGGAAGGCGAAGCTCGCGAGAGACGTGAAGGAGCTCGAACCCTATCTAACGGACGTCGCCGCCGAGGTGAACGACGCAATCGACGAGGGCAAGCTCGTTCTCGTTGAGGGGACTCAGGGCTTTGGATTGAGCCTCTACTACGGAACCTACCCCTATGTGACTTCCAAGGATATCACCGCCTCTGCCATAGCGAGCGACGTTGGCATCGGGCCGACGAGGGTTGATGACGTCATCGTTGTCTTCAAGAGCTTCCCGACGAGGGTGGGGGCCGGCCCATTCCCAACAGAGATGAGCCAGGGAGAGGCCGAAAAGCTCGGAGTCGTCGAGTACGGAACCGTCACTGGAAGGAGACGGAGAGTCGGCTGGTTTGACTTCGAGTTCGCCCGCTACTCGGCCAGGATTAACGGTGCAACAATGCTCGCCCTGACGATGCTGGACAAATACGATAGGGAGGCCTTTGGAGTAACTGAGTACGACAGGTTGCCGGAGAAGGCGAAGGGTTTTGTTGAGGAGATAGAAGAGCGCGTTGGCGTTCCAGTTGGCCTGATAAAGACCGGCCCGGAGCTTGAGCATATCATAGACAGGAGGGAGAACATCTAA
- a CDS encoding SDR family oxidoreductase — protein sequence MIKNKLVVVTGGAGFIGSHIAWELVKDNDVIIIDNLHTGKEENVPPGAKLVRADVREYTAIAELISQADYVFHEAAQVSVVESVRDPVFTEEVNVLGTLNILKALLEGHGKLIFASSAAVYGDNPNLPLKETERPRPLSPYGVTKWAAEEHLRVFHELYGLPVVALRYFNVFGPRQSANQYAGVISIFINRALRGEPLVIFGDGKQTRDFIYVKDVVKANILVAESRKANGRVFNVATGKQTSVLELATKIIEITGSNGSIVFDKPRPGDIRHSLADISEIRKLGFEPEWSLEEGLKKTVEWYAEDIQGDG from the coding sequence ATGATTAAGAACAAGTTGGTCGTTGTTACCGGAGGAGCTGGTTTTATAGGCTCCCACATAGCCTGGGAGTTGGTTAAGGATAACGATGTGATAATTATCGACAACCTCCACACCGGAAAGGAGGAGAACGTCCCTCCGGGAGCAAAGCTCGTCAGGGCAGACGTGAGGGAATACACTGCCATAGCAGAGCTGATAAGCCAGGCGGACTACGTCTTCCACGAGGCGGCCCAGGTGAGCGTCGTCGAAAGCGTCAGAGACCCGGTTTTCACGGAGGAAGTCAACGTCCTCGGGACGCTCAACATCCTGAAGGCCCTTCTTGAAGGGCATGGGAAGCTGATATTCGCCTCCTCAGCCGCCGTCTACGGTGACAACCCCAACCTGCCCCTAAAGGAGACAGAGAGGCCGAGGCCGCTCTCTCCTTATGGGGTCACGAAGTGGGCAGCGGAAGAGCACCTCAGGGTTTTCCACGAGCTCTACGGCCTTCCAGTTGTTGCACTCCGCTACTTCAACGTCTTCGGGCCGAGGCAGAGTGCCAACCAGTACGCTGGAGTGATAAGCATCTTCATAAACCGCGCGCTGAGGGGAGAACCTCTCGTCATCTTCGGCGACGGGAAGCAGACGAGGGACTTCATCTACGTCAAGGACGTTGTTAAGGCGAACATCCTGGTAGCAGAGAGCAGAAAAGCCAACGGAAGGGTCTTCAACGTTGCCACTGGAAAGCAGACGAGCGTTCTGGAGCTCGCAACGAAGATAATCGAGATAACAGGCTCCAATGGTTCTATAGTATTTGACAAACCGAGGCCGGGTGACATAAGACATAGCCTGGCTGACATCAGCGAGATTAGAAAGCTCGGCTTTGAGCCGGAGTGGAGCCTTGAGGAAGGGCTGAAGAAGACGGTGGAGTGGTATGCTGAAGATATTCAGGGGGATGGATGA
- a CDS encoding CBS domain-containing protein, with protein sequence MIITVAIPHPIDPRIIKRIRRELDITQEELAEKAGVTQAYIAKLENGKVDPRLSTFNRILTALLECRKAVPKAADVMSSPVISVKPYEKVEDVIRLMNTHNISQIPVISGNKVVGSVTERSLVRKSLEYEDIYERKVMEVMDEPFPIVNEEEDLEVVKYLLEDHPAVLVQDKNGVLRGIITRVDLFKRKQGE encoded by the coding sequence GTGATTATTACGGTGGCGATACCCCACCCAATAGATCCGAGGATTATCAAGAGGATACGCAGGGAGCTCGATATTACACAGGAGGAGCTGGCAGAAAAAGCGGGGGTCACACAGGCGTACATAGCTAAGCTCGAAAACGGTAAGGTGGATCCAAGGCTCTCAACCTTCAACAGGATACTTACGGCTTTACTTGAGTGCAGGAAAGCCGTCCCCAAAGCTGCGGATGTCATGTCGTCTCCAGTCATATCTGTAAAGCCCTATGAGAAGGTTGAGGACGTTATCCGGCTGATGAACACGCACAACATTTCCCAGATTCCGGTGATAAGCGGGAACAAGGTCGTCGGCTCGGTCACGGAGCGCTCTTTGGTTAGAAAGAGCCTTGAGTATGAGGACATCTACGAGCGGAAGGTCATGGAGGTCATGGACGAACCGTTTCCGATAGTCAACGAGGAAGAAGACCTCGAAGTGGTCAAATATCTCCTTGAGGACCATCCGGCTGTTCTCGTTCAGGATAAGAACGGGGTTTTGAGGGGGATAATAACCCGCGTCGACCTTTTCAAGAGGAAGCAGGGTGAGTAG
- the pfdA gene encoding prefoldin subunit alpha → MVEAKGNEELEKLAYEYQLLQAQAQLLAQNLELLTVGKNEFEAAKATVEALKKEGRQSEILVPIGAGSFLKGALTDTERAIVSVGAGYAVEKNLGDAVEYFEARINEYSEAITKTRAALGELENKLQELARKAQELSK, encoded by the coding sequence ATGGTGGAGGCCAAGGGAAATGAGGAACTTGAAAAGCTGGCTTACGAGTATCAGCTCCTGCAGGCGCAGGCTCAGCTTCTGGCCCAGAACCTGGAGTTGCTGACCGTCGGAAAGAACGAGTTCGAGGCGGCGAAGGCCACTGTGGAGGCACTCAAAAAAGAGGGGAGGCAGAGCGAGATTCTTGTCCCCATTGGTGCGGGATCATTCCTCAAGGGTGCCCTCACAGATACTGAGCGGGCCATCGTGAGCGTTGGGGCTGGATACGCTGTGGAAAAGAATCTGGGTGATGCCGTGGAGTACTTTGAGGCAAGAATAAATGAGTACAGCGAGGCTATAACCAAGACCCGGGCGGCTCTTGGAGAACTGGAGAATAAACTTCAGGAACTGGCCAGAAAGGCTCAAGAGCTGAGCAAGTGA
- a CDS encoding metallophosphoesterase, whose protein sequence is MESEWIRREFERLSLIFHTSLGKTLVISDPHVGFEFSRGLRLRTHFEEKLASFIQEKDPDLLIILGDIKEPIGLSFAVKTILMEFFSSLKGINVVITKGNHDGRIEEAASPFPNISVLDYLILDGALYLHGHTNLPTVEFGEGYLGHIHPAYTVGSPGKRIKVFVRAGKFLILPTINPYIEGFDVRQGIKMVPFLRGVEELNLFLPEGVYLGKVQL, encoded by the coding sequence ATGGAGTCAGAGTGGATACGGCGCGAGTTCGAGCGCCTGTCCCTCATTTTTCACACTTCCCTCGGCAAGACGCTCGTTATCTCCGATCCTCATGTAGGTTTTGAATTCTCGCGCGGACTCAGGCTCCGCACACATTTTGAGGAGAAACTTGCATCGTTCATCCAGGAAAAAGACCCAGACCTTCTCATCATTCTAGGGGACATTAAGGAGCCAATCGGGCTCAGTTTTGCCGTGAAGACGATATTAATGGAGTTCTTCTCCAGCCTCAAGGGGATTAACGTTGTAATCACCAAGGGCAACCACGACGGTAGGATAGAGGAAGCGGCATCCCCATTCCCAAACATCAGCGTTCTCGATTATCTGATCCTCGATGGTGCCCTATACCTTCACGGCCACACAAACCTTCCCACAGTAGAGTTCGGGGAGGGATATCTGGGGCACATTCATCCCGCGTACACCGTAGGAAGCCCTGGAAAGAGGATCAAGGTATTCGTGAGGGCTGGAAAATTCCTTATCCTCCCAACAATAAACCCGTACATAGAGGGATTTGATGTGCGGCAGGGAATAAAAATGGTGCCATTCCTAAGAGGAGTAGAGGAACTGAATTTATTCTTGCCGGAAGGGGTATATCTTGGAAAAGTCCAGCTGTGA
- a CDS encoding nitrilase-related carbon-nitrogen hydrolase, with amino-acid sequence MVKVAFGQMNPVLLSPGDNLSKAEALVERAASEGAKLIVLPELFDTGYNFESKEEVESVAQPIPDGKITRFLIRTARKHGIFIVAGTAERDSLGRLYNSAVVVGPMGYIGKYRKIHLFAREKEFFEPGNLGFQVFNIGFARIGVMICFDWFFPEGARTLALKGAEIIAHPANLVMPYAPRAMPIRALENRVYTITADRVGVERGLRFIGRSQINSPLAETLVEGSEDGEEVGIAEIDISLARSKQLNDYNDIFRDRKPQYYAR; translated from the coding sequence GTGGTTAAAGTTGCGTTCGGGCAGATGAACCCGGTGTTGCTCAGTCCTGGGGATAATCTCTCAAAGGCGGAGGCTCTTGTAGAAAGGGCCGCCTCAGAAGGGGCCAAGCTCATCGTTCTCCCTGAACTCTTTGATACGGGATATAATTTTGAAAGCAAAGAGGAGGTCGAGAGCGTCGCCCAGCCGATTCCCGACGGAAAGATCACCCGGTTTCTCATACGTACTGCCAGGAAACATGGGATTTTCATAGTGGCAGGAACCGCCGAGAGAGACAGCCTGGGCAGGCTATACAACTCTGCCGTCGTCGTTGGGCCCATGGGTTACATTGGAAAATACCGCAAAATCCACCTCTTTGCCCGTGAGAAGGAGTTCTTCGAGCCGGGCAACCTCGGATTTCAGGTTTTCAACATTGGCTTCGCGAGGATAGGGGTTATGATATGCTTCGACTGGTTCTTCCCCGAGGGCGCGAGAACCCTGGCACTCAAGGGGGCGGAGATCATAGCCCACCCCGCCAACCTCGTCATGCCCTACGCCCCAAGGGCGATGCCGATAAGGGCCCTGGAAAACAGAGTCTACACGATAACAGCGGACCGTGTTGGGGTTGAGAGAGGGCTCCGCTTTATTGGAAGGAGCCAGATAAACTCCCCCCTCGCGGAAACTCTTGTTGAGGGGAGTGAAGATGGAGAGGAAGTTGGAATAGCTGAGATAGACATCTCCCTTGCACGGAGCAAACAGCTCAACGACTACAACGACATCTTCCGGGACAGGAAGCCCCAGTACTACGCCCGCTAG
- a CDS encoding class I SAM-dependent methyltransferase: MSLDELYSHLWRRNMDPENEVAQRRYLSLRAFFNWAIKEALLPEGRKLKILDLCAGTGIAGAALLETLREWNVEGSLTIVDKRKDDLLKVDSWLEDEREVYGAVMDCLDDLKKLGEFDVVLLWGNTMPHFDPYQAADLFRNVAEVLIPTGVFMLEETDRFGAFFYGRNYREIVPEAKGDDCTIVSLDEGYNPLRGTIRRGYYKLPGWEKMGEVDTRYWDLAGLAGMGKILFEEARVITRREHGVVGVSDVIYFGHPRR; the protein is encoded by the coding sequence ATGTCGCTGGATGAGCTTTACTCTCACCTCTGGAGGAGAAATATGGATCCTGAAAATGAAGTGGCTCAGAGGAGGTACCTTTCCCTCAGGGCTTTCTTTAACTGGGCGATAAAGGAGGCCCTTCTCCCCGAGGGGAGAAAGCTTAAGATTCTAGACCTCTGCGCAGGAACTGGGATAGCTGGCGCGGCTCTGCTTGAAACCCTCCGCGAGTGGAACGTTGAGGGCTCCCTGACCATCGTGGACAAGAGAAAAGACGACCTCTTAAAAGTTGATTCCTGGCTTGAGGACGAGAGAGAAGTCTACGGTGCCGTAATGGACTGCCTTGACGATCTCAAAAAACTCGGCGAGTTTGATGTCGTCCTGCTCTGGGGAAACACTATGCCGCACTTCGACCCCTACCAGGCGGCGGACCTCTTCAGGAACGTTGCGGAAGTCCTCATCCCTACCGGCGTCTTCATGCTTGAGGAAACAGACCGCTTTGGGGCATTCTTCTATGGGAGGAACTACCGGGAGATAGTGCCAGAAGCAAAGGGAGATGACTGCACCATAGTATCTCTTGACGAGGGATACAACCCCCTCAGAGGCACTATCCGGAGGGGGTACTACAAACTACCAGGTTGGGAGAAGATGGGGGAAGTTGACACTAGGTACTGGGACCTAGCTGGACTGGCTGGAATGGGGAAGATACTCTTCGAGGAGGCGAGGGTGATAACGAGAAGGGAGCACGGCGTCGTTGGAGTCAGCGACGTTATCTACTTCGGGCATCCAAGGCGCTAG
- a CDS encoding MFS transporter, giving the protein MPLGKRDRVVTQGKRERTLKLKKLRVKRRNTLVFLVAMFFANMAFGMAFPYLSVYMRLLGASMFTVGLLSVVFNLTSTIFQYPFGWLSDTSRNRKGFIAFGLSSFGLFYATMALAATPSQVLILRTLQGVFGSALTPAHSALISELSTKTGSIFGLFNSVENAGYMLGNFLGSAIVGYVGVKKLFVISGGILFFSVGLSLFIRERPLGRRSLRGMILVQEGREGWRTTVKGSAFMTLLRRRDLGLFYLTVFLVMVASGQFYSVVSVYLSQTFGGWSVGVIFGIESLAAALTGYFIGKLIDRHGARRFYLIAIAGYIVAFLLYGIVRNIWLLFGVAFLSGLKWVMTINSTSAYVAEKVSVSERAQGMGLLNAMMSLGWVVGPLIGGYLSGISFQLNFISTTVPLGIAFIMALKLPQ; this is encoded by the coding sequence ATGCCCCTGGGGAAGAGAGATCGAGTGGTAACACAGGGAAAGCGCGAGAGGACGCTCAAACTAAAAAAGCTTAGGGTTAAGCGGAGGAACACGCTCGTCTTCTTAGTTGCGATGTTCTTTGCCAACATGGCCTTCGGCATGGCCTTTCCCTACTTAAGCGTCTACATGCGGCTCCTTGGAGCAAGTATGTTCACCGTCGGCCTTCTGAGCGTCGTATTTAACCTGACCTCCACGATATTTCAGTATCCTTTCGGCTGGCTCTCAGACACGAGCAGAAATAGAAAGGGTTTCATAGCCTTTGGATTATCTTCATTCGGGCTGTTCTACGCCACAATGGCCCTCGCTGCCACACCTAGCCAGGTTCTCATTCTTAGAACCCTCCAGGGGGTCTTCGGCTCGGCACTGACCCCAGCCCATTCTGCACTCATATCTGAGTTATCAACCAAAACAGGCTCCATATTCGGCCTCTTTAACTCGGTTGAGAACGCCGGCTACATGCTCGGTAACTTCCTTGGCTCGGCAATAGTTGGATACGTCGGCGTCAAAAAGCTCTTCGTTATATCCGGTGGAATCCTCTTCTTCTCTGTTGGTTTATCCCTCTTCATCCGCGAGAGGCCCCTCGGCAGGCGCTCCCTGCGCGGCATGATACTCGTACAGGAGGGAAGGGAAGGCTGGAGGACGACGGTTAAGGGCTCAGCGTTCATGACGCTCCTCAGGAGAAGGGACTTGGGGCTGTTTTATCTAACCGTCTTCCTCGTTATGGTGGCCAGCGGACAGTTCTACTCGGTTGTTTCCGTATATCTAAGCCAGACGTTTGGGGGATGGAGCGTTGGAGTGATATTCGGAATAGAGAGCCTCGCTGCCGCTTTGACGGGCTACTTCATTGGGAAGCTCATCGACAGGCACGGAGCGAGACGCTTCTACTTAATAGCCATAGCCGGATACATTGTAGCGTTCCTCCTCTACGGCATAGTGAGGAACATCTGGCTGCTCTTCGGCGTTGCATTCCTCTCCGGCCTTAAGTGGGTGATGACAATAAACTCAACCTCCGCCTACGTGGCGGAGAAAGTTAGTGTCTCGGAGAGAGCTCAGGGTATGGGGCTTCTCAACGCGATGATGAGCCTTGGCTGGGTAGTTGGACCGCTCATAGGTGGCTACCTCTCAGGAATAAGCTTCCAGCTTAATTTTATTAGCACAACTGTGCCCCTGGGTATTGCCTTTATTATGGCACTAAAGCTCCCCCAATGA